One Oryza glaberrima chromosome 10, OglaRS2, whole genome shotgun sequence DNA segment encodes these proteins:
- the LOC127785741 gene encoding uncharacterized protein LOC127785741, which produces MAEACTVSQDNGRRCLPAWMLKPCSNDEVSKTRYRSEPVLESNKQPADLDQIKLAKRKRGKQVKIVDEEDADELGALQPCQGWKKVRRKRLDAVKDDNNGENAKITNKNARKVSRRSAPKNSGKRKLDNVEPEVSSSESIDDDIELTVEDLLSIAEEYVKADRLKQHEVKTTKTARYSENRCSPSISTEADIGGSIINARSMMGLPDTTRNARSMKGLPDTTMNAQSMKGLPDTAETNTAPSEPSRYEINKQEVQQCTPSFTATCDVAQDMLNIFFGPLLSKCSGYEKKPEVVQDANHATEKKDLSCDVQRQGEHATEKKHLSCDVQRQEEHATEKKDLSCDVQRQGELVTKKKSSLKDKVGLFS; this is translated from the exons ATGGCTGAAGCATGTACGGTTTCACAAGATAATGGTAGGCGCTGCCTCCCCGCATGGATGCTGAAGCCATGCTCAAACGATGAAGTGTCAAAGACTCGATATCGGAGTGAGCCGGTGTTGGAATCCAATAAACAACCAGCTGATTTGGATCAGATCAAGCTAgccaaaaggaaaaggggaaagCAGGTTAAAATTGTGGATGAAGAGGATGCGGATGAACTGGGAGCTTTGCAGCCGTGTCAGGGTTGGAAAAAGGTGAGGAGAAAGCGCTTGGATGCTGTCAAAGATGATAATAATGGAGAAAATGCAAAAATAACTAATAAGAATGCAAGGAAAGTAAGCAGGAGATCTGCTCCAAAGAACAGCGGTAAACGGAAACTGGACAATGTTGAGCCAGAAGTATCATCGTCAGAATCAATTGATGATGATATAGAGCTTACTGTGGAAGATCTTTTGAGCATAGCTGAAGAG TATGTAAAAGCTGATAGATTGAAGCAGCATGAAGTGAAAACAACAAAGACAGCCAGATACAGTGAGAATCGTTGCAGTCCTTCAATTTCCACCGAGGCAGATATAGGAGGATCAATAATAAATGCTCGATCAATGATGGGATTGCCAGACACAACTAGGAATGCTAGATCAATGAAGGGATTGCCAGACACAACGATGAATGCTCAATCAATGAAGGGATTGCCAGACACAGCTGAAACAAATACAGCTCCAAGTGAGCCTAGCAGATATGAGATCAACAAACAAGAAGTACAGCAATGTACGCCAAGTTTCACCGCAACATGTGATGTTGCTCAGGATATGTTAAACATATTTTTCGGTCCTCTGTTGAGTAAATGTTCAGGGTATGAAAAGAAACCAGAGGTTGTCCAGGATGCAAATCATGCAACAGAGAAGAAAGACCTGAGCTGTGATGTTCAAAGGCAGGGGGAACATGCAACAGAGAAGAAACACCTGAGCTGTGATGTTCAAAGGCAGGAGGAGCATGCAACAGAGAAGAAAGACCTGAGCTGTGATGTTCAAAGACAGGGGGAACTTGTGACGAAAAAGAAGAGCAGCTTGAAAGATAAGGTGGGCTTGTTTTCTTGA
- the LOC127753548 gene encoding basic transcription factor 3-like translates to MNVDKLKKMAGAVRTGGKGSVRRKKKAVHKTTTTDDKRLQSTLKRVGVNTIPGIEEVNIFKDDVVIQFLNPKVQASIGANTWVVSGNPQTKKLQDLLPSIINQLGPDNLDNLRRLAEQFQKQAPGASGEEAGASAGAAQGDDDDVPELVPGETFEEAAEEKKES, encoded by the exons ATGAATGTTGACAAGCTCAAGAAGATGGCAGGTGCTGTGCGCACCGGGGGGAAGGGTAGCGTGCGCAG AAAGAAGAAGGCAGTCCATAAGACTACAACCACAGATGACAAAAGGCTTCAGAGCACTCTGAAAAGAGTAGGAGTAAACACCATCCCTGGCATTGAAGAGGTTAACATTTTCAAGGATGATGTGGTTATTCAGTTTCTGAATCCTAAAG TGCAAGCTTCAATTGGTGCTAATACATGGGTTGTCAGTGGAAATCCACAAACAAAGA AGCTGCAGGATCTGCTGCCATCAATTATCAACCAACTTG GTCCTGACAACTTGGATAATCTGCGGAGGCTTGCAGAGCAATTCCAAAAGCAGGCTCCTGGTGCTTCTGGTGAAGAGGCTGGTGCCAGTGCTGGAGCTGCTCAGGGTGACGATGATGATGTTCCTGAGCTTGTCCCTGGTGAGACATTTGAGGAGGCAgcagaagagaaaaaggaatcATGA